A genomic region of Oryza glaberrima chromosome 1, OglaRS2, whole genome shotgun sequence contains the following coding sequences:
- the LOC127756470 gene encoding uncharacterized protein LOC127756470: protein MSSCEAATLEGFQPRMPLAVKRARIRRESNPGWVMLDCRVGDMSGDDDLGAITMAKGTTSTGDGITVAFSAAAPPAISRLLFTLHPNKNRQTTDSDSDSDSSDSDTDESDSSARGRVIAAHGNSVLLSCIFNVRDPITPYVASLREELFIYQPAGAVDLTRLPPCYHGIINIDGSRNTGILCRNNGEFVVAHLGGMTSVGDYGGSGPPIPRPVAAELCKYAGGFWGTNWLRIHHAAGEDQDLCWWETDLVVPFGDSLCWVDYLRGILLCDVFSPIPDFRYVRLPVNPYPGSCDQELAMRGSMHMYRSVCVTKNGGMKFVDVASEDTWFSAGNDIESCPTPFTITSWTLTSDRLSWIKDASLDSNVFSSLASNEHLPQIVPEFPLVDMEDPNVIYFTLPLEEGSNDKAAFVALDMVRRTLGLRNTYTLRSTLKPGDDNSSTTSCNLFGNEPFLPFEFSNYLNLDAAYNRGTRSSIAVIQPAGWHRVVMAYAVMRRAVELGTMRAALKAQKPTTRRKTIRPFTLQAPVVGS, encoded by the exons ATGAGCTCATGTGAAGCAGCCACGCTGGAGGGATTTCAGCCCCGGATGCCATTGGCTGTAAAACGAGCTCGAATCCGCCGGGAATCCAATCCGGGCTGGGTAATGCTCGATTGCCGCGTCGGCGACATGAGCGGGGACGACGACCTTGGAGCAATAACCATGGCAAAAGGAACCACCTCCACCGGCGACGGCATCACCGTTGCCTTCAGCGCGGCGGCTCCCCCGGCGATTTCCCGACTCTTGTTCACCTTGCATCCAAACAAGAACAGGCAGACCAcggactcggactcggactcCGACTCGTCGGACTCGGACACCGACGAGAGCGATTCCTCCGCCAGAGGCAGAGTCATAGCGGCCCACGGCAACTCCGTCCTCCTGAGCTGCATCTTCAACGTCAGGGACCCAATAACGCCGTACGTTGCCTCCCTCCGTGAAGAGCTGTTCATCTACCAGCCTGCTGGCGCGGTTGATCTCACGAGGCTCCCCCCTTGCTATCATGGCATCATCAACATTGACGGGAGTAGGAACACCGGGATACTGTGCCGCAACAACGGAGAGTTTGTTGTGGCTCACCTTGGAGGGATGACTTCAGTAGGAGATTATGGTGGCTCGGGTCCGCCGATCCCTCGCCCAGTGGCAGCTGAGCTGTGCAAGTATGCTGGCGGCTTCTGGGGCACTAATTGGTTGCGAATCCATCATGCTGCCGGTGAAGACCAGGATTTGTGCTGGTGGGAGACTGACTTGGTCGTGCCTTTTGGTGATTCTTTGTGCTGGGTGGATTACTTGAGGGGCATATTGCTCTGTGATGTTTTCAGTCCAATCCCTGATTTCCGCTATGTCCGGCTGCCTGTGAATCCTTACCCAGGTTCGTGTGATCAAGAGCTTGCCATGAGAGGATCCATGCATATGTATAGAAGCGTGTGCGTGACGAAAAATGGAGGCATGAAGTTTGTTGATGTGGCTTCCGAAGACACTTGGTTTTCCGCAGGCAACGACATAGAAAGCTGCCCTACTCCTTTCACTATCACCTCCTGGACATTGACCAGCGATCGTCTTTCGTGGATAAAGGATGCCTCTCTAGATTCTAATGTTTTTTCCTCCCTTGCCAGCAATGAACATCTTCCTCAGATTGTACCGGAATTCCCTCTTGTTGACATGGAAGATCCCAATGTCATCTACTTCACATTGCCCCTGGAAGAAGGTTCTAATGATAAGGCAGCCTTCGTTGCACTTGACATGGTAAGGAGGACTCTAGGCCTGCGAAACACTTATACATTAAGAAGCACCTTGAAACCTGGTGACGACAACAGCTCAACAACCTCCTGCAACCTCTTTGGCAATGAGCCATTCCTACCTTTTGAATTCTCCAACTACCTGAATTTGGATGCGGCTTACAACAG GGGGACGAGGAGCTCGATCGCGGTGATTCAACCGGCAGGGTGGCACAGAGTTGTGATGGCCTATGCGGTCATGCGGCGCGCGGTGGAATTGGGAACAATGCGTGCAGCACTGAAGGCGCAAAAACCTACTACACGCCGCAAGACGATAAGGCCATTCACATTGCAAGCACCGGTGGTAGGGTCTTAG